The Myxococcales bacterium genome includes a region encoding these proteins:
- a CDS encoding lipocalin-like domain-containing protein gives MHASSLVGTWALRRFELCFPDGRITHPYGEDVTGLLFYDDTGHMSAAFGSAKREAGASLDLEEVGTKPAYDAFMAYCGSYEVEQDRIVHRVEVSSLAAWAGTVQERRFKIEDGRLTLVTMPLVIGADAPTGRLVWDRVGADKQTR, from the coding sequence ATGCATGCGTCTTCGCTGGTCGGAACCTGGGCGTTGCGTCGCTTCGAACTGTGCTTTCCCGACGGTCGAATTACGCATCCCTATGGTGAGGACGTAACCGGGCTGCTCTTCTACGACGACACCGGCCATATGTCCGCAGCCTTCGGCAGCGCAAAGCGCGAGGCGGGCGCTTCCCTCGATCTCGAAGAAGTTGGCACCAAGCCAGCCTACGACGCCTTCATGGCCTACTGCGGCAGCTATGAAGTCGAGCAAGATCGCATCGTCCATCGAGTCGAGGTCAGCTCGCTCGCGGCCTGGGCCGGCACTGTCCAGGAGCGCAGATTCAAGATCGAAGACGGAAGGCTGACCCTCGTCACCATGCCGCTCGTAATCGGGGCAGACGCGCCTACGGGGCGCCTCGTCTGGGACCGCGTCGGAGCGGACAAGCAGACCCGGTGA
- a CDS encoding SDR family oxidoreductase — MSTSPRVVIVTGASSGIGEATARRLARAGFRVAAAARRIDRLEAMAKELAVVGAEVLPLAVDLASEEETHELVARTQKTWGRIDVLVNNAGYSPASAVEQLSRGELRHTFEVNLISQLQLISEITPLMREQGGGRIINIGSMAGSVAAPLAVAYSASKAGIEAASQCLRLELLPWNIAVSLIIPGFVATEAFESARIQGRALREDLANPYRPLMFDLEKFANTQLRSALRADDVAKVIERAANARRPRARYFAPRLGRMQRGMLGLIPDRLRDRLLLRMYTGGAWSDSPEK, encoded by the coding sequence GTGTCTACTTCCCCGCGCGTCGTCATCGTGACGGGTGCTTCTTCAGGCATAGGTGAAGCCACCGCGCGGAGATTGGCCCGCGCCGGGTTTCGCGTGGCGGCCGCAGCGAGGCGCATCGATCGACTCGAGGCGATGGCCAAGGAACTCGCGGTCGTTGGTGCCGAGGTTCTGCCGCTGGCGGTCGATCTCGCCAGTGAGGAGGAGACCCACGAACTGGTCGCACGCACCCAGAAAACCTGGGGGCGCATCGACGTTCTCGTCAACAACGCAGGCTACAGCCCCGCATCGGCAGTCGAGCAACTCTCTCGCGGAGAACTACGTCATACCTTCGAAGTCAACCTGATCTCGCAGTTGCAACTGATTTCGGAGATTACTCCGCTGATGCGGGAGCAGGGTGGCGGTCGCATCATCAATATCGGCTCGATGGCAGGTAGCGTCGCCGCGCCGCTGGCCGTTGCATATTCGGCTTCCAAGGCCGGAATCGAGGCGGCCTCTCAGTGTCTGCGCCTGGAACTTCTGCCGTGGAACATTGCCGTGTCTCTGATCATCCCCGGCTTCGTCGCGACCGAGGCGTTCGAAAGCGCGCGAATCCAGGGTCGCGCACTGCGCGAGGATCTCGCAAACCCTTACCGCCCGCTGATGTTCGATCTCGAAAAGTTTGCGAATACTCAGCTGCGCTCCGCACTCAGGGCAGACGACGTTGCGAAGGTCATCGAACGGGCTGCAAACGCCCGCCGGCCCCGGGCGCGTTACTTCGCGCCGCGACTGGGGCGCATGCAGCGGGGGATGCTCGGCTTGATCCCGGACCGACTGCGCGATCGTCTGCTATTGCGCATGTACACGGGTGGCGCCTGGAGCGATTCGCCGGAGAAGTGA
- a CDS encoding sulfotransferase, with protein sequence MSNLQSHTIPARPASLRAIDAVGRGLGRLGWRGIRFDVESLLAQARRTAGLEDFGDPAFLPGLQRLVESLEADARLSPFGRYVAKLQLLEVLGHRLQLTDYRRSHPEVAEQSIVRPLLVVGLPRTGTTLLYELLAQDPAHRAPLSWELDDPCPPTDSPLAADDPRIIKCDRRMAALRALAPGFQAIHPIGALLPQECLVATAYAFLSVRFELCFDVASYQRWLTEQDMGFAYQTHFEILQLLQSRRAPKRWVLKSPGHLGTFDTILDRYPDAMMVQTHRDPQKVIPSLASLYANMRSIATEDLQLEQLGPQLVDTWSAYLEEGIRRRQSRPHAADQILDVHYRDLVADPIACVQRIYRHFELPLEDSTLERMRAYLASNPRHRFGVHRYDHESFGLVPQGVASAFKRYCDHFSIEPEVD encoded by the coding sequence CGCTTCGACGTAGAGAGCCTGCTCGCCCAGGCGCGCCGGACTGCGGGTCTGGAAGACTTCGGAGACCCGGCCTTCCTGCCCGGCTTGCAGCGGCTTGTCGAGTCACTGGAAGCGGACGCGCGACTCTCGCCGTTTGGTCGCTACGTCGCCAAGCTACAGCTCCTCGAAGTGCTCGGGCACCGCCTGCAGTTGACCGACTACCGGCGCAGCCACCCCGAGGTGGCCGAACAATCAATCGTTCGTCCGCTGCTCGTCGTGGGCCTTCCGCGCACGGGTACGACGCTCCTGTACGAATTGCTCGCCCAGGACCCCGCACACCGGGCACCGCTGTCCTGGGAACTCGACGACCCTTGCCCGCCTACCGATTCGCCCCTAGCGGCCGACGACCCCCGGATCATCAAATGCGATCGACGCATGGCGGCACTGCGAGCTTTGGCACCGGGCTTCCAGGCGATTCATCCAATCGGCGCTCTGCTCCCCCAGGAGTGCCTGGTCGCAACGGCCTACGCGTTCCTGAGTGTGCGCTTTGAACTTTGCTTCGACGTCGCCAGCTATCAACGCTGGCTCACCGAACAGGACATGGGGTTCGCTTATCAAACCCATTTCGAGATCCTGCAGCTTTTGCAATCGCGCCGCGCGCCGAAGCGATGGGTTTTGAAATCTCCCGGTCATCTCGGCACCTTCGACACCATTCTCGACCGCTATCCAGACGCCATGATGGTGCAGACTCATCGCGACCCGCAGAAGGTCATCCCGTCCCTGGCGAGCCTGTATGCGAACATGCGTTCAATCGCGACCGAAGACCTGCAACTCGAGCAACTCGGGCCGCAATTGGTAGACACCTGGTCTGCCTACCTCGAGGAAGGAATCCGCAGACGCCAATCCCGGCCCCACGCCGCGGATCAAATCCTGGATGTGCACTATCGGGATCTCGTCGCCGATCCGATCGCGTGCGTGCAGCGAATCTATCGCCACTTCGAGTTGCCGCTGGAAGACTCGACCCTCGAACGCATGCGCGCCTACCTCGCATCGAATCCCCGCCATCGCTTTGGCGTGCACCGCTACGACCATGAAAGCTTTGGCCTGGTGCCCCAGGGCGTCGCAAGCGCCTTCAAGCGCTACTGCGATCACTTCAGCATCGAACCCGAGGTTGATTGA